Sequence from the Mixophyes fleayi isolate aMixFle1 chromosome 4, aMixFle1.hap1, whole genome shotgun sequence genome:
CTTGGGGACTAATGCCATTAAGATGTATTAATTGTAGGTTCaagacagttaaaaaaaataacaatgattATGTTAAAATACAGAATGTACTTATGTTTATAATAagtgtaggactggccagaaggggaagactttgaCAAGAGTTTGTCTGCTTAACATATATAGCACTATGTGGAACTAGTACTCCCTGTTTTAATACAGAGCACAGACCTGTATTATTATATAGAATAGTATTATAGTATAGAATAGTATTAATAATGTATTAGGTGCAGAAGatcaatgtctttttgtttatatatCTATGAAGAAACTAGTATCAGAGAAATCAATCAGTCAGTGGAGCAATTGTCTATGAAGACTGGAAAAGTACAATTCAGACAgatcttatatttttttaaaaaatgtatttttttacttttatgtatTTTCAGTTTTTGCAGAGAATGTTCACcctatttgtcttttttttgtattttgttgctGTTTATATTGGTAAAATGCAATATGTAATTTTATGCAAATACAACAGTTGTTAGTTAAGATTGTCTCAATTATAAATGAACTTAGCAACTTATTAATGCATTGAAGTCTCTTTGCTCGGTGGCTTCCTCAGAGGACGCCCAACAATGTGCGGACGGAAGAGCACAGGGGCGGTGCCTGACAGTAACATTGGCTCACAGAGGACATACTAGGGGTTGAGATCCGAgccggacctcctgttggtgtacgctggccagaaatttaacccggggagcctgttttgggccttccactggatggattttggataacatctatatatatataaaagaagaagcttgttggtttatttgtttgtttgtaggcgaatatcttcgacaccccttcACTGATTCAGACAAAAACAATGCAAGAtggttcagttggatcctggccagaatTTAAGGGGATTAGGGACCTGGTTAGACCACCCATTGGTGTACACTAGCCAGAACTTTGACACGGGAGCCTGTTAGGAGCTTTACAATTGATGGATTTTACAAAAATTTCAAAGTCTGaaaacattggatcccagaagatatACTAGGAGTTGAGGTCAAGCAGGTGTACTTTTTGCCAGAACGTTGACGTGCAGAGGCTGTTCTGGACATTCCACTAGAtgaatttggtttgtttgtctgtccggttatgcattcaaaCACTGTGCACTGATTGAGATTAAACCAATGTGAAATGGTTCAGTTGGATCATGGCCAATTTTGTAataggattttatatatatatatatatatacatatatatatatatatatatatacacattaatatGATAATAAAGTTGCTATAATTGGAAGTGCAGTAATAATGTTATACGTATGACTCCTACGTAAAATCTTATAAATTCACTGTAGCTATAGTACATTAACGAGCTTTATGCACTTATATTCCACCTTAGCTCATTGCACGCAGTATTTCCAGGATTCTCCAGCCTAATTTACACAGATCTCTGGACACTTCAagcacattttttaaaacactgcattaaatcttttaacataaaataaagcGCATTTGACATACTACATAAGCCCATTTAATGCAATTATACTCCTTTTCACAAAGTACAGAACCCTAACCTTGGTCAACAAACCATTTTGGGACATTTTGGGACTTTGTACAAACTTTAGAAAGTGGGACCAGAGTTGAGTACGGAGAGAAGACACCTGCATTAAAGAATTTTGGGAAGTCATTATTTAACCCCCTGCCTGCTTTGCTGGTTGTGTGCTGAGCATAGTTGAATTTACAGTTCAACATCTGAGTAATATCACCTGCTGTTGATATTGACAGTGGTATGGACCCTTGAGAGGGGGTGAGCTTATTGGAATATACTGGAGGAAAGAGTTGGAAAGCAGTGTCAGGGAGGTCGGAGAAAGCTAATCGGAGGCACTGTGTGGTGCAATTGGATGGTAAAGGAGGGAAGTCGGTTGTATAGCTGATATATATCTGATTTAAATATTGTGGGTAGGTCATATGGGATGGGGGATCGCAAGTTGGTGGATTCAACTCAATGTCAAAGAGTTTACTGTATGCAGAATATTGTTTGTTAGCAAATTATATGTTGTGTGTGTTGACACTGTTAAAGAGGAATACAGAGGGGATATAGAGGTAGATAATGTTGTGATTGGTTAATGTAATGTTAGGTGGGAGACATCTCCATGACATGGTTTTATCCATAATTGTATCTCCTgtccattgactttgttttcctCTTAACATTGACCCTAGAATTCCAGAATGGTAGATTTGCATAGACCTTTAAAAACCAATCACTTGATGATCTGAAcgatatataattaattttttttagttaggACATAATGCTATCCAAAATTAGCATAAACTGATATTGGAATGGATAAACATTAGTTTCTGTTGGTGATTAAtgtaatacaaattaaaataatattagtaaAATATGCTTTAAAATGTGCTACGTTTCCAGCTGTACCCAAGATAACTGTTTCAATGTTTGATGACAATTTACCATAGTTTACAATATGTTCAAAGATAACAAATCACTTAAAAAGTGTTAACTTTCTTGCAGGAATAAAGTGTTGTCAGTTACCTCTTCCTCAGAATGTGTGAGGACAATCAGACTGAAGTCACAGTGTTTTTACTTCTTGGATTTCAAGGtctatataaatacaaaattctACTCTTCATTGTCTTCCTGGTGTCCTACATTGTGGTGCTAAATGGAAACCTTGTCCTTATTGTTTTAGTGTCGACAAGTGATCATCTCAAAATTCCAATGTTCATCTTCCTTAAACATCTAGCAGTAACCGATGTCCTAATAACTACCACTATTATACCAATGATGTTAGATATCATATTAAGGGATGAAAAAGAAGTATCTGTCACTGGCTGCTTTATCCAGTTTTACATGTCTGGACTTTTTGGAACTTTGCAAAGTTTTCTTATTGTTATAATGTCTTATGATCGATATTTGGCCATTTGCAATCCGATGCGTTACAATTCAATAATGGTGCCCCACGTCTGCCTCAAAATGATTGTCGGGTCTTGGTTAATTGACTTTATTGcatcaagtgaaataattataattttCCAGTTGCACTTTTGTGGTCTCAATTACATTGACCATTACTTCTGTGACCTTGGCCCAGTAGTAGAATTGTCTTCTTCAGACACTTCCATCTTATTATTGGTTGATTTTGTCATAACTATTTTAAATGGTGTCATTCCTTTTTTCTTAATCATCATAACCTACATCATCATTTTCTTCACCATACTTAACATTTCATCCAACAGTGGAagaaaaaaagccttctccacaTGCAGCTCCCACCTTGCCACTGTATGTGCATATTATGGAACTGTGATGACAGTTTACCTGGTGCCATCTGACGAGAGCTCATTTAACACAAACAAATTTAAGTCTCTATTGTACTTTGTGGTGACTCCTATGATGAATCCCATTATCTACAGCCTCAGGAACCATGAGATCAGACGAACTCTtcaaaaaataattgcaaatattcaaatacaattaaagacaaaataaaaaaagacatacaGACAGCAACAAAATACATCCCTTATACTACTAGTCTACACATTTTGTTAAGGACAGTTGTAATCATTAATACTTCCTACAACATGTTCTATTGATAGGAAGAAGAATACTATGCCTTAGTAAGCCAATTTTTGAATTATGGTTTGTACATGTCTGCTTTGGCCTGTTATGAATACAAAACTAACATTATTAGTGCTGCCATGTTTAATAAATTGGAATactaatttttatataatttattcttTGAATTAATGGCTTACCCAAAAAGATCCAAAGGGTGACTGATATGGACTTAGTAAATATCATGTCAAATGGGCGACACAGTAtattccccccaaaaaacaagaCAATTAGAGCGTGATTTGTGACTGCCATATCATTATTCATGCATAAAATGATTGAGTTACAGAAGTGATGGTACTTTAACAATTGGCCTGAAACATGCAAACCTCTGCTGTATAGGGATAGTTAAAAACCTAAAGAGTCTGCAGGAACAGCCTGCAGACAACCCTCTTGGTTTCTCATGCAGCACAGaaacacacaggtgcaccacatgACTGTAATTAGATTGTTGTTTTCTTAAATTGGGTTGTAGTGCTTGGATGGAGGATAAAAGACTGTTCTTGTAAGCAGTGCGACTGATGCCAGATACTTGGCCGGTGACTAGGGAGGTGAACTTTGTCTAGCTAGAGCGAGGGTTGCTGtatggtgtcatcctgacaaaagtctACTGTGATAACTGTGATGTGAGAAATAAATGCCACCATTTTTCcaggcaagaagttgtttgtgtctgtTGTCTGCCGGGTGTTAGTATCACATTGGTGTCATTGTGGAATTACAAAGAACAGTCAGATCCTACTGTCCATTCAACCAACCAGATGCAATGGTTGTGAGTGAAAAGTATTCAATACCTCTATCAAGTAGCAAACTGTTATAAAGCTGTTGGTTGCAGGGGTGAAAAATTGCTGTATTGTAAGAAAAAGCAATAAACCTGTGAACTGTGGAGCAGCTATCATTTAATATATtaggaaaaaaacatatttgtcaATACAATATAGCAAAGGGCAGCTTTAGTTTAGAAGATTCAGCAATTCCTGTCCACCTTTACCTTTCAATCCAACATTATTCTGTATTGTTTTTCTCCAGTTTTTTATCCTAGTGAATTAGGCAGGACGGGAGCCTCCATGAAATGATTCACGGTGAATCACAACATGTTGGTTCTACCACCATGGCAATATGATGCGTCACAATTGGCCGCTCTCCACCACCCAACATCCCCCAGCCCAACTCTGTCTTCGCACTTCACCCCTCACCTCCGGGATGTGACGAGGGGAGTTTAAAAAGTTGTAGTTTAATGCTATTATCACTGTTACCTGAATGTCTGATGTCACTGCAGGCTGCCCTTCCCCCACTCCGACAGCATTGTTAGCAGAGATATAAAGCCAGATATCAGCTATTGGTATTCACTGTCCGCGAGataattaatttattacaataataacaaaaaaacatatttattgggcaaaaattatctttattatacatagtttttaATTATGAGATTTTAAATATGTTAATTTGTGAGTTACTTAATCCAGTAATAAAGACATTTCACAATGCAGCAGGTTGTGGCGACattgtatattgttatatattataatattttgttatatattattacattttatatatatatatatatatatatatatatatattgtaacaaaaggaagcATTTATTTGACAAGATGGAGAGAAAGCATCCAAGTAAAGTAAAACagttgtgcagtaatgcacctagattgaagataaaccaggtaaagacttatgtataacaaacaatagtttaagtttggttaactcccatggtttgaaagctccttcctctcagcaaacagacagggtgtgtctgatagtgcaaacagaaccactgatgggagtttcctcttaaagggaagatgggtgtgtcacctgcccatcaagctaaggctgggggaggagcatcatgtataaaagctcgcttgtgtcatttgttcatggagaccaatgctggggaagctggctggtccttagagagctggtctatgtctagctagtgtgtagggtctccataattgctgtgaaattcatatggtcaaatacatttttcgatcctgacaataaagctgcattaaaaagaagaagttgttcgcaagTGCTTCATCAGTAGCGGTctcttgtcacaatatatacatatatatatatatcaagaagataagttatggaaggacggcgccttcaggtgtaagaACAAATAATGATGTATATATAGacagtaagctcagagagtccagagaacataaaTTCCTGAGAAAAgtagtaatgcaggtggataaCAGCACATAtcagcatatatcagcaaatcagaTGGGCAACATATATTGTAGTATGAGACACTGTGCAAAATATTAGTAGagtagtgtgcgtaccagaaataagtaaaataacagcttatctgtatataggctcctcagtcatcccaggtggtAGTTTCCTTTGTtcgcagagacaagatgcaaatatattGCTGTTACtttacttatttctggtatgCACACTACTCTCCTAATATTTTGCACAGTGTCTCATACTACAATATATGTTGACCAtctgatttgctgatatatgctgaTATATGCTGttatccacctgcattactatttttctcgggactttatgttctctggactctctgagcttactgactatatatacatcATTATTTGTTcctacacctgaaggcgccgtccttccataacttatcttCTTGATACCGTTTTCGGTTTAACCATCCGCTATTGGAGACTTGACTGCCACACATATTTGTGGAGGtgctttgtttatttatatttgactATTTTA
This genomic interval carries:
- the LOC142150490 gene encoding olfactory receptor 5P50-like, with the translated sequence MCEDNQTEVTVFLLLGFQGLYKYKILLFIVFLVSYIVVLNGNLVLIVLVSTSDHLKIPMFIFLKHLAVTDVLITTTIIPMMLDIILRDEKEVSVTGCFIQFYMSGLFGTLQSFLIVIMSYDRYLAICNPMRYNSIMVPHVCLKMIVGSWLIDFIASSEIIIIFQLHFCGLNYIDHYFCDLGPVVELSSSDTSILLLVDFVITILNGVIPFFLIIITYIIIFFTILNISSNSGRKKAFSTCSSHLATVCAYYGTVMTVYLVPSDESSFNTNKFKSLLYFVVTPMMNPIIYSLRNHEIRRTLQKIIANIQIQLKTK